The uncultured Fibrobacter sp. genome includes the window CACCTTGCCGTCCAAACCCACCAGCTGCACTATATAATTAGCGCCGGCGAGGCCTTCCGTCACGTCAAAACCGACCTGGAGGTTACCCAAAGCCTGTTCGAGCCGCAGATTCTCCACCCTCGAAGCCAAGGCTCGGGCATCCATCGGAGCCACCCGGACCGTAGCGGTAGAACCCGCCGCCTTGAGGAACACCTTCAGGGAATCGTCTGCATACGCTTCGGTCGTCTTGCCGTCCACCGTCACGAATACCTTGAGGCCCATCTCGTTCAGCGCCTTCACGCCCTCGAACTTGAGGTAGCCCACTCGGTCCCCCGTAGCACTCAGCGCCACATTCCATTCGTAGCTAGCCTCACCGGCCTTCCTAATGGACTTCGCGAGGGGCCGTTTTCCATCCAGGAGCGACAAATTCACACGGTCGCCCATGCCAGACGGCGGTTCCGGAAGTTCAGAAGCGACACCCGCCCCAAGGACATTCCACGAATCCCTATGTCCCCTGGAATCCGAAAGGCTGACCTGCAAAGCCCAGTCCTCACGAGAGACGGCTTTCGCCAAAACAGCCTTTTTTTTTAGGCCCTTTTTATTTTTCTCGCCACTGCGGGTGCGTTTCCACGGCGTAAAGTAGGTGCTATCGGCATCCAGAATCAGCAGATCCGTTTCGACCTCGAGCGTCCTCTTCTTATCGGAATAGACCCAGGCGGCCTCGTACGCATCCAGTTCGACATTCCTTTCGTAATCAGATTCTTCGCCTTTCCAGGTCAACACTGAGATCGAATCGTTGTCATTTTCGGCAATATCTTCGTGAGAAATCCTCACCGCCCAGCCGAAGGGGTTCGCCATCATGTTCCAGCCGCTATCAAGTTCCCATTCCAGGGTTTCTCCCGACATGGCGGTATCTGTACGCAGCACGAGCGCGCGGCCTTCCAGGGAGCCATACCAATAGCCACGAAGTGGATCCACTTCGCCACCCTGGTACCGCTGGTATTTCCAGTAATCACCATAAGCGGCAGTTTCTTTCCACGAGTAGAACAGCGGGTCGCTATCCCACACAATCGAATCCAGGTCCACATCCGAAAGCGAAATCATCTGCCAGGATTCCCCAGATGTTGCAAAACGGGTCCGCACCGAAAGCGATGTATCGAAGGGCACCGTATCTTTCTTGTCGAAAAGGCTTGCGTGGACAACGTAGCCTCCCGGAACAAGGGCGTAATGGGTCCAGTACATCTCGGCCGTATCCTTTACCGCGCTTGTCAGCAGGGATTTTTCCAGGACATTTCCCAGCTCATCCATCAGCGAGACCTGCACCTTGGCGCGACGGTCCACGGCGGCACGGTTCACCTTCAGCATAACGCATATTGCATTTCCAGACTGCAACAGTTCATGTTCCACCAGCTTCAGGGAACCCGCCTTATGCGGATCCTTCTGTTCCACGGTATCTTCTTCAACTTCTACAGGCGCTTCCGAGAAAGACGCCTTGAACACGGCATCCCAAAGGAACGATGGCAAGGTATCCCCATCGTGGAGTACCGATCGTTCTTCCCGCATTTCGTCTTCACTGTCTTCGCTATCGGCATAATCCTTAGCAATCAATTCCAAGGACTCTAGCTGATACCCACTATCGGGAACGGCCTTCACCACTAGAATGGAATGGTACATATCGTACGGCAAAAGCATCGTGGAATTTTCGGCAAACGAATGTACGTACTGTTCGCCGTCGTCATGCATTTTTGTCTCGATCAATTCTATGCTGCCGTGTTCAGCCTCCAGACGAGCCAGGGTATAACTGCCATCTTCGACGCACTCCTCCGCGCTTCCCCACCAGGCATACAAATCCCTACCGTCACCCAAACGTTCCAGCAAGGAATCGCTTTCATAAATATCGTACGGGCCGATATAGTCCTTCGCCTTCGCGTCGAATTTCCACCCCAGCACGCAGGCATCCGACGTATAAATCATATCCGGCAATTCAAAACTTCCACCCTCCACAATGTTAAGGGTATCCGCCTTCGAGTATGGTCCATAGAAAATATTCTTACCGCCATTCATCAGGTCAAGCGCCACCTTGAACAGGCGCCCAAATATGGCATACAATCTATATTCAGTCCCAGACGCCGGCCAAATCGAGAACGACGTATCGGATTGATAGAACTGAATGCCCGTCGAATCACGAACAACCTCATCGAACCCTTCGGTTCCTGCATTACCATTAAAATCCAATTTCACCAACGAAAGTTTCGAAAGTCCAAAGCCTTCGTTCGGTTTCATCGAGACATGGAACGTCATCCGATTGTTCGCTACAGGGACAATCATCTGGTGTTCCCCTGTTTCCACTTCCTCGATAAATTCATGTTCCAGTTTAATCGTCTTGTCGAGAGACTCATACGACTGCCACAGCGTCACCTCGCCATAATCATCTTCGACACCGTCAAGGCCCTGACTTACAAGAACGAGCGGGAAGGTGCTGACATACTGACATTCCTTGTCGCCCGACTCCATAGAAGTCCACTGAGCATACACGTTAAACGTGCTATCCACGGGATTTACGACTTTGAGAAGATCCTTGCTCAACCTATTGTCTAAAACACTATAATCTGTCGCCTTATCACTCCAGCCATCAAAGCAGGCCTCGACACGGTAGGGCGTCGGGAACTTAGCCGAATACTCGTTTTCGTACGAATAGGAATAATTCGACCAGTCATCATCAATGAACACGGAAGATTCATCTGTATTTACATCGAAAGCAACCCTATAGGGAATCACATCGAACTCCGGATTCAAATGAACATGATACTTCAGCCCGTTAAGTTCGGGTGCGGCCACAAGAGTTCTCACAAGGCTATCCATGCTCAGGGTATCGCTCTCCGTTTCGAAGCTCCATTTTACGGAACCGGTCCTCTGGATTTTATTCAATTCACTAGACAAAGTCTTAACATTGGCAATATAGGGGTAAGTCCCTGAATACTGAACCGTCTCGTTGCAATTTTTCAGGGCGTCTTCCAGTTCCAGGCCACTGTCATAGCACCATTCTATCTGGTAATCTGCCATTACAGCAGACGCCCAAAAATCGACATTCCATTTTTTCAAAACAAATCCAGGTTCCAGGTCTATCGAATACTTCGACATCAGCAATTCGTCGGCATAGCCGTTCCCCTGAACACTGATCCTAGCGGTATCTCGAATGACACTCTTCCCATCGGCACCGTAACCAAGACGCACCAAAGAAATCGTCGCATTGTCACTTTCATTTGCAAACGTCGCCTTCGGAAGATTCACGTCGGCCGCCTCGCGATAAACGACGTGCAACGTGTCATCATAATAATCTCCCAACAGATGAAATTCAGATAATAATTCCGAGAAGAACACCGCATCAAAGACGTTCGCACTTTTATACGTGCCACACGATTGGGCAACATTCTTATCACAATTGATGTAGGCCGATTCCGCATAGTATTCGATTACATATCTCTCGGGATAGTGCCTTACCGGTGGGACCGGGATTTTTGCACCAAACAAGGGAATACGATCCACCTTGGGCCACATAAAAATCGGATTTTCCAGAACATCTCCCATCGGAATATAGTCCGCATGGGTATCGACTTCAGGATTCTGCATTTCGTACACAACGACAAGCGTACGGTTCAGCCTTGCCACACCCGACCTGTTTCCATAGAGCGTCATGCTTTCCAGATCAACTTCGTTATAGCCGTCCACATTTAAAATTCCGTAATCGACATGCAAGGCCTTCATCTTCTTCACGAACTTAGGATCCAGGAGGTAGTCCTTTTCCGAATAAACGTAGAGGCGATAAAGCATGACGTCTTCCATATTTTGCCCCTGATAACTCGAAATATCGATATACCCTTCCAGCGACTTCAATTCTTTTTCCGTAAGCTTGTCGAAAATATCACCGATTTCAATCACAAACTGAAACGCGGTACGTTCCTCGGCTATTTCCAGGTAGCCGTCATCGCCACTTTCCCAATAGGCGTCGCCATTTGCATACATGTTCATCACGTAGGCAAACAGGCGCGTATTCATATCGTCTTCGTCGAGAACGGCACTCAGCATTATATTTTCGCCATCTTCAGTCTTGTACCTTACGCCAGACCCTTCCACATGCAGTTTTCCATCTGCAGGCAGTTCGTCTGTTCCATCGCTCACCGCATTGCGGAAATTACCGAGAGTGTTCCAATCGCCACGCCCTGTCAAGGAATCGATCGCATCCCTGACATTCACGTCCCTTGTTCCCAAATGGTAGTTCGAACGGATGTCTACCTCTGTCACATTCGCTATCAAGCCTACGATATACCCAAGCATATCACCCGAAGCAAGCAAATCGTCCGAGACAAGCATATCACCTTTAGAGCTAGTGCCAACGATATTCACGGAACTAGATCCCTGCGCCACCGATCCATTGACAAAACCCACCAGCATACCCGCATACCGGCTCCCTGAAGTCGGATCGATACGGACATCGGCATTCACCACCGTTTTGGAAATGTCCAAACCATCCATTCCTAAGGCATACCCAACCAGGGCGCCAGCATAAACGGTTCCGTTTTGCACCGAAACAGCCAGCCTTGAATTTTTGATTGACACTCCAGAAATGGAAAGGTGCCCATACCTCGGCCATGCATGAAGAATAGACGCCGTATAGGTTGGCGGTTGCGAACTCTGTTCTTTGGCCTCAATTTTCACATAGGCGTTGTCGAACTTGAGATTCTGGATAGATGTGATATTGTTTCCGTCAAAGAACGACGCCTTGGAATACCTTAAGCCATCGGCGACATAGCAGAAATTCTTGATGGTATTGCCATTACCATCGACTGTTACAGGAAGAGTGCCCACGTCGAGCGAAAGAGGAAAAAAGTCGTCATAGACGCAGGCCGTGTCCTTACCCGTTACCTGATAGCCACCAAGATCGATATCTGATTCAAACGTGACGCGAATCGACCCCGTATTCGGATCTTCTTCAACAGCACCCAGTTCGCGGGCAAACGCAATCGCAAAATCGTTCCAATTGTCATGGAATCTCGAAGTATCCCTAACCTCTTCGGGGGCAATTTGTTTCACGGAGCATTTAAAAGCATCATCGGTACCAGTGGGCGTTTCACAGCTAAAGCCAATCGGGTTAATCGCAGCGATAGCCCCGCACGTAAGGAACAGGACTAAAAGAACCAAGAGGTTTGCCATTTTTCTCATAAACGCCTCCGACGCCGTTCACAATACAGCGCTTATCGGACAAATAATAATTTATTACAGCGAAAAAAAGAGTTTCACATACAAAAAAGACGGGCGCGGGGCCCGCCTTTTGACGGTTATCACAGGAACATTCCTGCAAGCGCTATTTTTTCAGGATTTTCGCGGAAAGGTCCTGACTTCCAACCTTGATTTTTACAAAGTAAATGCCGGATCTGGGGACGTTTGCGGCAATACGGTTTGTGCCTGCGCTCGCGGTAAAGTTCCCCGACGCAACAGCCCTGCCGTCTACGCCGGCAATCACGTAGTTCGCACTTGCACCGGCCAGATTTTCAGGAGCCTCGAAGCTCAGCTGCAGCGACTGTCCATCTGCAAAGGAACGGAGTCCGCGAATCTTGGATGCCACCACCGCATTCGAAGGCGCCACGCGAACTTCTACCTGACTTACCGATTTTGCAAGCGGTACGTTCACCGAGGTTCCGTCCTCGACTTCTACGGTTTCACCTTCGGAAGTTACAAACAACTTAAGATTCCGTTTCTTGAGTTCGGTGATGCCTTCAAACGAAAGTGAACCTTCGCGAGCACTGTTGGCGGACACATCCAGAATCCAGCGATACTCACCGGAAACCGCCTTGATGCTCTTCGCAAGCTTTGCGCCCCTGCTGCCATCGTCATTCACTTCGCGGATAGAAAGCGACACGCGGTCGCCCATGCCCGCAGGCGGTTCTTCGAGAGATTCCTCCGAGCCCGCACCAATCACGTTCCACGAATCCTTCTTGCCAAACTCGTCGGACAATGCGACATTCAGGTTCCATGTACCCGGAACGTCCGCAGACGCTTTCCGGAGGGATTTCTTTTCATCGACGCCTTCGATTTTCCTTATATCAAATACCGGAGCGGCAGGCATTTTCCAAGTCGTCGGCTGAGAAACCTTCGCCCATACGGCTTCGTAGGGGCCAACAACCGTGGGAACTTCGTACTCCGACAAGGCTGAATTCCAGCGCCAGAACGTCACCTTGCTTCCGTTATCGGTGGCACCCTTGCTCAGGTCTACATACCAGCCGTACGGATTTGCCACCAGGTTCCAGCCACTATAGAGGCTGTCCAGGATCCACACGATTTCAGAATCGGCCACAACAGGAGCCTCGCGTAACACCAGGGGCATTCCGGTCGTCGTTCCGTACCAGAAACCACGCGTCGCATCGGAATCTTCATCGACAATGGAACGGTACTGCCAGTAATCCCCGACCGGGTTCCGTTCGTCCCACCAGTAGAAGGTCGCATCCCCTGCCTTGGCACTGTTCCTATCGAAAGCAGAAAGCGAAATCATCTGCCAGCTTCCGGGAGCGGCCACCATCTTGGATGCCACTTCGAAAGCCCCTTCGAACTTGGCATTTTCCACCTTGTCGCCCACCGTCAGGGAAACCTTGAACTCGCCCATCGGCGCAGGCGCCATTTGCCACTTGCCGCCACGGACAATCGATTCATCCAAAACCGTATCGACCACGACACCGTCTTTACCCTTCACGACGACACGCACCGGAGTCGATGCATCCACATTTTCTGCGGTAAAGGCCAAGAGGATCGCATTTCCCGACTGTTCAATTTTGGCATCCGCAATTCTGATTTCACCGCGGACGCTGCTAGAACTTTCTACCACCGGGGCACTCGAACTCGAGACAACCTCGTCGCTAGAGGACACCGGCATTTCTGCACTGCTCGAAGACACCTGAATTTCGGAGCTGGAGGAACTCAAGACAATCTCCGAACTCGAGGACACAGGAATCAGTTCGTAGCGCGCCTTGATCTTGATATTCTCGGTCACCACGTCATAGTGGCGGTCCCATTCCACGAACACGTAACCTTCGCGTTCGGGACTTGCAGGGGCCACAGCGGCATCGCCGTATTCCACCCAAACCGTATCCCCGATCTGGGTTTCATCGTCATCGACAAAGACAACCGCATACACGTTCTTCACCGAATCGTAGACGGCCGTATAGACGGCATCGCCGGTCACACGGGCAACGGCAGGAGTCCATCCCTTGAACACGTACCGATAAGCAGGGGTACGCTCCCTCGTAAGGCCCACCGGTTCATCGACAATGCCGTCGTACGCGACAGAATCGCTCCAGACCATTTCGCCATTGTAATCGTTGAACACGATCCGATAACGGTTGGCCACATACACCGCATTGATTTCAAGATCCTTTTTCACGGCCGTATAAGAGGAATCGTCCCAGCCGATAAAGGTATAACCCGTGCGTTCGGGGGCGGTAGGCGGTTCTGCCTCGGCAAGGTATTCCACCGTATTTTCGTCAAGGAGCGTCTTGTCGTAATCCAGGAACTGCACATTGTAGCTGTTGATGGAATAGATGGCCGACACCGTCAAGTCAGACGTCACCTTGTTGAATTTCTTGTTCCACTTTCCGCTAAAGGTATAGCCCTCGAATTCAGGCATGTCCTCCAGGGCGGGCGCCGTCGCAGCCTCCCCTTCGGCAACGGTTTCCTGCTTGATTGTCACGCTATCGCGATCAGCGATAAAGGTCACCACGAACGAACCTGCCTCGGGTACAACCGGCGGATTCTTTTCATCCGCGAAAATAGGCAGGCCGCCATTCTTGCCGGAAACGTATGTCCAGGCATACTGCGCCTCGGCTTCTTCGCCAAGCCCGTAGGCCTTGTTCATAAAGCCCGCGAAAGAAGACTTTTTCATGGAATCCGTCACGACAATTCCATTACGATGAACTTCCGTATAATTCTTTTTCTTGCCGTTACGCACCACATAAAAGATACTATCGCTTGTACGCCAGTTTTCTACGGTAGCCGGTGCATTAAAGATTCCAAATGCATCGAGCGACAGGTCCTTTTCGCCATAGTGATAATTCGAAATCAGCTCGAAACCCTTGTTCAACAGGGCAGAACCCCATATATATCCCACCTGCTTTTGTTCGATGGATTCATCGACTAAGATATTGCCATTCGTCATGGTATTCTTCAATTGGAGCATTTTCAGGCTCGTGTAGACCGATCCCAAAAGTCCACCGACGATAAGCGAATCCCCCTCATAGGCGCCTTCTACCAGGATATTCCCTTTAACGCCCACCTTATTCATCTCCGCGACTTCGTTGCAGAGGCCGCATATTCCGCCGATTTTGGCGGTCTGCTTTATGGTCGTTGTCGCCGTCGCCGAAACGGGAGTGTAATGAATCACGTCTTCGGTATTTACAACCACATTTTCAAAGTGCAGCGACTTTCCGCCTTCCGCCTGCGGGAAAGCTCCGACAATGCCTCCGACAAACACGTTATTCAGGCTATCTTCGACCGTAATGGACCCCGTATAATAGAGTCCCGTCAAAAGATGGGTATCCGAAACGGCCACCCTCACAAAGCCCATCATTCCGCCCACGAACAAGCTGTCGCGATCGCTTGCGCCGTTGCTCATCCTGTTCTTGTCGACAGAGGTCTTGACCCTTGCAGAAATCACGACTGACGAAGTGTCGTTGACAAGCCCGAGCGTGTCATCTTGCGCAAGGCATGCGTCGCCCGCAATTCCGCCCAAATAAGTTTGGCTATGGACGCCCTTGACTTCTGCTGCCGACGCCGCTACGGAAATGGAACCCGACGTCTTGGACCCCAGAATGCTCACAAAATCAGAGCCCACCTTGCTTCCGCTCCGGCAGGAACTTCCATAGCCCAAAATTCCGCCCGCATAGTAACGGAAATTTTTAGCTTCCTTGAGCGAATCCTGGACATTCACATTCGCCCCACTATTCACAATTTTCACGGACATTCCCGAAAGGAGCGAATCCAGGCCGATAAGGCCACCTACCGCAATCACGTCGGGAGACGCGGCATCGTAGATTTCACCATCGAAACGGCTGTTCGAAACCGTAAAGTCGCCAACCTTAGAGACATTGTTTTCGCTATACACCACCATGGCACCGAACAGGCCGCCCATGGCCGAGCCGCCCGAAATTCTGGTCGGTACGGTTTCATCGGTCTTATACTTTGAATACACCTGTACGTTCTCGATCGATTCCCCTGTCGTGCTGAAAAGCCCCGCAATGCCACCCAGGGCAGACTTGTGCCCTACACCATAGTCATGGACTTCCACCTTGACCGAATCGTCGAGGAATGACGGATCGTCGTTTTCGAAACGGTAGTCGACACCCACGATACCGCCCAGGAACACCTGGTAGTCCGAAACAGACCCGATCACCTTGGAACCCGCGTACCCCTTGGTGATGGAGACCTTGTTCGACACATTGATATCGTCATCGCCAGAAATATTCTTGATGGTCGAGCTCTTGACAAAACCGATCAGGCCGCCTGCAACGGGAGCCTGGATAGAATCATTCGCGATGACAATCCCATCGACTGTGGAAAG containing:
- a CDS encoding InlB B-repeat-containing protein, with amino-acid sequence MKAKIGFLWFAVLFCSSMAFAVNGSAYYNLVSIRTGGIGPASMTTVVLSQGDYPCTNANWTLVYDRISYSSNGMGYIGTYLGMGPMARFSQSGNCLAAKPDTPENLYEMLNSAWIEGDEGMPLTLGSDIDLGEFNDTTEVGTCEVNHVPLPSMPNSAIHGNGFTVKHLCYAANSMTSPVGLFESIRENTVDNFKLNGVRIYIDGKSHNGADYYPVGALVGVLELSTVDGIVIANDSIQAPVAGGLIGFVKSSTIKNISGDDDINVSNKVSITKGYAGSKVIGSVSDYQVFLGGIVGVDYRFENDDPSFLDDSVKVEVHDYGVGHKSALGGIAGLFSTTGESIENVQVYSKYKTDETVPTRISGGSAMGGLFGAMVVYSENNVSKVGDFTVSNSRFDGEIYDAASPDVIAVGGLIGLDSLLSGMSVKIVNSGANVNVQDSLKEAKNFRYYAGGILGYGSSCRSGSKVGSDFVSILGSKTSGSISVAASAAEVKGVHSQTYLGGIAGDACLAQDDTLGLVNDTSSVVISARVKTSVDKNRMSNGASDRDSLFVGGMMGFVRVAVSDTHLLTGLYYTGSITVEDSLNNVFVGGIVGAFPQAEGGKSLHFENVVVNTEDVIHYTPVSATATTTIKQTAKIGGICGLCNEVAEMNKVGVKGNILVEGAYEGDSLIVGGLLGSVYTSLKMLQLKNTMTNGNILVDESIEQKQVGYIWGSALLNKGFELISNYHYGEKDLSLDAFGIFNAPATVENWRTSDSIFYVVRNGKKKNYTEVHRNGIVVTDSMKKSSFAGFMNKAYGLGEEAEAQYAWTYVSGKNGGLPIFADEKNPPVVPEAGSFVVTFIADRDSVTIKQETVAEGEAATAPALEDMPEFEGYTFSGKWNKKFNKVTSDLTVSAIYSINSYNVQFLDYDKTLLDENTVEYLAEAEPPTAPERTGYTFIGWDDSSYTAVKKDLEINAVYVANRYRIVFNDYNGEMVWSDSVAYDGIVDEPVGLTRERTPAYRYVFKGWTPAVARVTGDAVYTAVYDSVKNVYAVVFVDDDETQIGDTVWVEYGDAAVAPASPEREGYVFVEWDRHYDVVTENIKIKARYELIPVSSSSEIVLSSSSSEIQVSSSSAEMPVSSSDEVVSSSSAPVVESSSSVRGEIRIADAKIEQSGNAILLAFTAENVDASTPVRVVVKGKDGVVVDTVLDESIVRGGKWQMAPAPMGEFKVSLTVGDKVENAKFEGAFEVASKMVAAPGSWQMISLSAFDRNSAKAGDATFYWWDERNPVGDYWQYRSIVDEDSDATRGFWYGTTTGMPLVLREAPVVADSEIVWILDSLYSGWNLVANPYGWYVDLSKGATDNGSKVTFWRWNSALSEYEVPTVVGPYEAVWAKVSQPTTWKMPAAPVFDIRKIEGVDEKKSLRKASADVPGTWNLNVALSDEFGKKDSWNVIGAGSEESLEEPPAGMGDRVSLSIREVNDDGSRGAKLAKSIKAVSGEYRWILDVSANSAREGSLSFEGITELKKRNLKLFVTSEGETVEVEDGTSVNVPLAKSVSQVEVRVAPSNAVVASKIRGLRSFADGQSLQLSFEAPENLAGASANYVIAGVDGRAVASGNFTASAGTNRIAANVPRSGIYFVKIKVGSQDLSAKILKK